From one Arenicella chitinivorans genomic stretch:
- a CDS encoding carboxyl transferase domain-containing protein, protein MTPHQLEVTAPLTGTVLEVHVTSGQAVNAGDLLILLESMKVHVRVDAEHAAVIDAVYAVPGAVIQRGDPLLKLSVPGTRAQQSTTPEAVSDAAHTSIAAFHKRVAKSLDSHRAEAVEKRHTKGYRSARENLAALCDPETFQEYGQFAVAAQRGRHDYETLKTTTAADGIITGIGQVNDQATAIVVNDYSVLAGTQGYYHHQKLDRILLVAEQQKLPVIMFTEGGGGRPGDTDITTVNSGLQCASFGSWAGLAGHVARIAVANGYNFAGNAALFGAADITIATQTSWIGMAGPAMIEGGGLGSVTPQQIGPIEVQQSNGVVDIVAKDEIDAARIAVKALAFFQGTNSVFEVAEQHRLASIMPENRRQTYQVREVVQTVCDVDSWLELRPHYGGAIITGFARLNGQPVGIMANDCMVLGGAIDVAAGEKAARFMQLCDQFSIPIVSFCDTPGFMVGPEHETLGAVRRLAELFRVGAQLRTPFYAVVLRKCYGLGAQAMLSGSTQHPNYTLAWPMAEFGPMGLEGAVKLGFSKQLQAIHDPQERAALYDKLLAEQYARGQANEVASVLEIDAVIDPTTTRDHLLRCLARQPR, encoded by the coding sequence ATGACGCCACATCAGCTTGAGGTAACGGCGCCCTTGACCGGCACCGTGTTAGAAGTCCACGTCACATCCGGTCAGGCAGTCAATGCCGGCGACCTGCTAATACTATTAGAGTCTATGAAAGTGCACGTACGCGTTGACGCCGAACATGCTGCGGTCATCGACGCCGTCTACGCCGTGCCGGGCGCGGTTATTCAACGTGGCGATCCATTACTTAAATTAAGCGTACCTGGTACTCGCGCGCAGCAATCCACCACGCCCGAAGCCGTTTCTGATGCAGCACACACCAGCATCGCCGCGTTCCATAAACGCGTGGCTAAGTCGCTCGACTCACACCGCGCAGAGGCAGTAGAAAAACGCCACACTAAAGGCTACCGCAGTGCTCGAGAAAATCTAGCCGCTCTGTGTGACCCTGAAACCTTTCAGGAATATGGACAGTTTGCCGTTGCCGCACAGCGCGGGCGTCACGACTATGAAACACTAAAAACAACCACCGCCGCAGATGGCATCATCACCGGCATCGGACAAGTGAACGATCAAGCCACGGCGATCGTCGTCAATGACTATTCGGTGCTGGCTGGCACGCAAGGTTACTACCACCACCAGAAACTCGATCGGATATTATTGGTGGCGGAACAACAAAAACTACCCGTCATCATGTTTACCGAAGGTGGCGGCGGGCGACCCGGCGATACCGACATCACCACAGTGAATTCTGGTCTGCAGTGCGCCTCTTTCGGCAGTTGGGCTGGCCTGGCCGGACACGTTGCTCGAATCGCCGTTGCCAACGGTTATAACTTTGCCGGCAATGCGGCTTTGTTCGGTGCGGCGGACATTACCATCGCAACCCAAACGTCTTGGATTGGCATGGCCGGTCCGGCCATGATTGAAGGTGGCGGCCTCGGTAGCGTTACACCACAACAAATTGGACCGATTGAGGTTCAACAATCCAATGGCGTGGTCGATATTGTGGCCAAAGACGAGATCGACGCGGCTCGCATAGCTGTAAAGGCCCTCGCGTTTTTTCAGGGTACTAACAGTGTTTTCGAGGTAGCTGAGCAACACCGCCTTGCCAGCATCATGCCAGAAAACCGACGCCAAACTTACCAGGTGAGAGAGGTCGTTCAGACCGTCTGCGATGTCGACTCTTGGCTCGAGTTACGACCACACTACGGTGGTGCGATCATCACCGGCTTTGCGCGACTCAACGGGCAGCCAGTTGGCATTATGGCGAATGATTGCATGGTGCTCGGTGGCGCGATCGACGTCGCCGCCGGGGAAAAAGCGGCACGGTTTATGCAGCTGTGCGACCAATTCAGTATTCCGATAGTCTCATTTTGCGACACACCCGGCTTTATGGTTGGCCCAGAGCACGAAACCTTGGGTGCAGTGCGACGTTTGGCGGAACTTTTTCGCGTCGGCGCGCAATTGCGCACACCCTTTTATGCCGTGGTATTGCGTAAATGTTATGGCCTCGGCGCGCAAGCCATGCTGAGTGGTAGCACGCAACACCCGAACTACACCCTGGCCTGGCCCATGGCTGAATTTGGCCCGATGGGCCTGGAAGGCGCAGTAAAACTCGGATTCAGTAAACAACTTCAAGCCATCCACGATCCGCAAGAACGCGCAGCACTGTATGACAAACTGCTGGCCGAGCAATATGCACGTGGTCAGGCCAATGAAGTAGCCAGCGTATTAGAGATCGATGCCGTCATTGACCCGACGACGACACGAGACCACCTGCTTCGCTGCCTCGCACGGCAACCGCGCTAG
- a CDS encoding PQQ-dependent sugar dehydrogenase produces the protein MKKTFKLGFALFCLSLTSTQLAVADSNITTVASGLKSPWAMAFTTQGDILITERAGRIRVVRDGQLQPDSIANVPSVYHAGQGGLLDIQLDREFANNRTLYLSLAHGDAKANATRLVAAELDQNQLTNVRVLFTSAPTRATPHHYAGRIAQLPDNTLLLTVGDGFNYREQAQRLDSHLGKIIRVNREGQAPNDNPFIGQPGAKPEIWSIGHRNMQGLTLVADTVYEHEHGPQGGDEINRIEPGKNYGWPVITQGIDYSGARISPFTDYPNMQQPLLDWTPSIAPSGMAYSEGHLYVTALAEGAIRKIKINTDGQLDDLGIVYPDLRERLRDIAVGPDGFLYVLTDGPEARLLRLSHH, from the coding sequence ATGAAAAAAACATTTAAACTAGGCTTCGCTTTGTTTTGCCTGTCACTAACGAGTACTCAACTCGCGGTGGCGGACTCTAACATCACCACCGTTGCCTCTGGACTCAAGTCGCCTTGGGCGATGGCGTTCACAACGCAAGGCGACATTCTGATTACCGAGCGCGCTGGCCGTATTCGCGTAGTTCGGGATGGTCAACTACAGCCAGACTCAATCGCCAATGTGCCCTCGGTGTATCACGCTGGGCAAGGTGGTTTGCTCGACATACAACTCGACCGCGAGTTTGCCAATAATCGCACGCTGTATCTGAGCTTGGCACACGGAGACGCCAAAGCAAATGCAACCCGGCTGGTAGCCGCTGAACTTGATCAGAACCAACTGACGAACGTGCGCGTGTTATTCACCAGCGCACCAACGCGCGCCACTCCACACCACTACGCTGGACGAATAGCGCAACTGCCTGACAACACACTGTTGCTTACCGTTGGCGATGGGTTCAATTATCGCGAACAGGCTCAGCGACTCGATTCACACTTGGGGAAAATCATCCGAGTGAACCGCGAGGGACAAGCCCCCAATGATAATCCGTTTATCGGTCAACCTGGGGCTAAACCCGAGATCTGGTCAATAGGACATCGAAACATGCAAGGGCTGACTCTCGTGGCGGATACTGTTTATGAGCACGAACATGGACCACAAGGTGGGGATGAGATCAATCGAATTGAGCCCGGGAAAAATTATGGCTGGCCAGTGATAACCCAAGGTATCGACTACAGCGGAGCACGAATCTCGCCCTTTACTGACTACCCGAATATGCAGCAACCGCTGCTAGACTGGACACCATCAATTGCGCCGTCTGGCATGGCCTATTCTGAGGGGCATCTCTATGTCACAGCCCTCGCCGAAGGCGCCATCCGCAAGATCAAAATTAACACCGATGGTCAGCTCGACGACCTCGGCATCGTTTATCCAGATCTGCGTGAACGCCTTCGCGATATTGCCGTCGGACCAGACGGATTTCTATACGTCCTCACCGATGGTCCCGAAGCTCGCTTACTCCGGCTCTCGCACCACTAG
- a CDS encoding class I SAM-dependent methyltransferase has translation MKHRLLKSLMTLCAVGLATPSFAGESNLQSILNAQPDEVKARYEYRHPSETIQFFGIKPGMTVVEALPGGGWYSKILLPVLGPEGTLVGADYQQALWPNFSWAKPEMIEKKKTWVTDWVADAQAWRDDDSASLAAFQFGALPETMHGSADAVLFIRALHNMARFEDKGGFMSGAMQDAYTALKPGGIVGIVQHEAREDRPDTWANGDAGYLKKSYIKAKMASVGFEFVAESTINENPKDTAGEGDIVWRLPPSLSGSKDDAEKRAEMQAIGESNRMTLLFKKPAK, from the coding sequence ATGAAACACCGTTTACTTAAAAGCCTGATGACCCTGTGTGCCGTCGGTCTGGCAACGCCGAGCTTTGCTGGCGAGAGCAACCTACAATCTATTCTCAATGCGCAACCGGATGAAGTAAAAGCGCGCTACGAATATCGTCATCCGTCTGAGACAATCCAGTTTTTCGGCATTAAGCCGGGCATGACTGTGGTTGAGGCACTGCCTGGTGGCGGTTGGTATAGCAAGATATTGCTACCAGTGCTTGGCCCTGAAGGTACGCTGGTCGGCGCAGATTACCAACAGGCGTTGTGGCCTAATTTCTCCTGGGCTAAACCGGAGATGATTGAGAAAAAGAAAACCTGGGTTACCGACTGGGTAGCCGATGCACAGGCTTGGCGAGATGACGACAGTGCTTCACTGGCCGCCTTCCAATTTGGTGCTTTACCTGAAACCATGCACGGGTCTGCCGACGCCGTTCTATTTATCCGTGCTTTGCACAATATGGCACGCTTCGAGGATAAAGGCGGTTTTATGAGCGGTGCGATGCAAGACGCGTACACGGCACTCAAGCCGGGCGGCATTGTTGGTATCGTACAACATGAAGCACGCGAAGACCGCCCAGACACCTGGGCTAACGGCGATGCAGGGTACCTGAAAAAGAGTTACATCAAAGCCAAAATGGCAAGCGTCGGCTTCGAGTTCGTCGCCGAGTCGACCATCAATGAAAACCCCAAAGACACCGCCGGTGAAGGCGACATCGTATGGCGCCTACCACCAAGCTTAAGTGGTTCTAAAGACGATGCGGAGAAACGTGCCGAGATGCAAGCCATCGGCGAGTCAAACCGCATGACGTTGTTGTTTAAGAAGCCAGCTAAGTAA
- a CDS encoding spinster family MFS transporter encodes MNKYESPKYRSYVLVVLTLVYAVNFIDRQLLTILQESIKVELDLSDLQLGLLTGLAFAIFYVLAGIPIARLAERSNRRNIIAASIGIWSVMTAISGFVVNYTQLVLARIGVGVGEAGCSPPAHSMISDMYPPEKRASALSFYSAGINIGIMFGILFGGIINEYFGWRVAFMVVGLPGVAIALLVWWTVQEPIRGWSEKNTVEQQPASFNRVLSFILARKYLIHVSIAAGLSAFAGYSITNWAPPFFIRSFGMGTAELGWWLAVSVGLFGAVGTFLWGVMCDRFGKRDKRWYTWLPAMAIFLAIIPIVIVFSTENRTVALIANLFPAFFLTGYLGASLAIFHGAVEPRMRATSSALFFLVLNIIGLGCGPTMVGFVSDLLQPTMGAESLRYAVLYVVPVVCVWAAIHFMLAARDMAKYESESA; translated from the coding sequence ATGAATAAATATGAGAGTCCGAAGTATCGGTCGTATGTATTGGTGGTGCTCACGTTAGTGTACGCCGTCAACTTTATCGACCGCCAATTGCTCACCATTTTACAGGAGTCTATCAAGGTTGAACTCGACCTCTCTGATTTACAACTGGGGTTATTAACGGGTCTGGCATTTGCGATTTTTTATGTACTGGCGGGAATCCCGATCGCGCGTTTAGCTGAACGTTCGAACCGACGTAACATCATTGCCGCCTCTATTGGGATTTGGAGTGTGATGACCGCGATCAGCGGGTTCGTTGTGAACTACACGCAGCTGGTGCTGGCGCGGATTGGTGTGGGTGTCGGCGAGGCAGGGTGCAGCCCGCCAGCGCATTCGATGATTTCGGATATGTATCCGCCGGAGAAACGTGCATCAGCGTTGTCGTTTTATTCCGCGGGTATCAATATCGGGATTATGTTTGGCATATTGTTCGGTGGCATCATCAATGAGTACTTCGGTTGGCGCGTTGCTTTTATGGTGGTCGGCTTGCCTGGTGTGGCGATTGCGTTGCTGGTGTGGTGGACCGTGCAAGAGCCAATACGCGGTTGGTCTGAAAAGAATACCGTGGAACAACAGCCTGCCAGCTTCAATCGCGTCTTGTCGTTTATCTTGGCGCGAAAATACCTGATTCATGTCAGTATCGCCGCTGGATTAAGTGCATTTGCCGGCTACAGTATCACCAACTGGGCGCCCCCATTTTTTATACGCAGCTTTGGTATGGGCACGGCAGAGCTGGGTTGGTGGCTGGCAGTGAGTGTTGGTCTGTTTGGCGCAGTCGGCACATTCTTGTGGGGTGTTATGTGCGATCGCTTTGGTAAGCGTGATAAGCGCTGGTACACCTGGTTGCCGGCAATGGCGATTTTCCTCGCTATTATTCCTATCGTGATCGTGTTCAGTACTGAAAATCGAACGGTTGCATTAATTGCAAACCTGTTCCCGGCCTTCTTTCTGACAGGCTATCTCGGTGCCTCGCTGGCGATTTTTCATGGCGCGGTGGAGCCGCGGATGCGCGCAACCTCATCTGCCTTGTTCTTTTTAGTACTCAACATTATCGGTCTTGGGTGTGGTCCCACCATGGTCGGCTTCGTGAGTGACTTACTCCAACCGACTATGGGCGCAGAGTCACTGCGTTACGCAGTACTGTACGTGGTGCCTGTGGTGTGTGTGTGGGCGGCGATTCATTTTATGCTGGCTGCTCGCGATATGGCGAAGTACGAGTCGGAATCGGCTTGA
- a CDS encoding PQQ-dependent sugar dehydrogenase: MCLSQSGLLNWLASRYCERTLGRAAKTLLILLLSTSGSAFAFTLPANFSDQTVIENLQDPDGFAFSPDGRLFISERITGRLRVAKYNATNDTWTLNSEPFYNFNTPRGTNGQPEARRSGGLRDIAFDPNFASNGFVYAFYMADSSLHNRVVRIQASAENPDLALAGEVLLLDLPFNDTASSGSHNGGALEFGSDGALYITTGDGWEGEFAGDPVQSLTTFTGKVLRINHDGSVPNDNPFYSQTTGDYRAIYALGLRNPYSISRHPDTGVLYLNEARGSNKDRVYELVAGANYQHEGSGIGTAMAPWATAADAGGELITGGAWMPEAGLGGFPAEYHGRYFAVLWGGNNTPTGRINTILSNTDPTVTTFATGLGVSGSNGIAVKPVIGRFHSSGDLYYMLTTYATSSGQIRRVQYTALETVASPVILPNGAVSLDPVSVSMSTPTTDAEIRYTLDNTAPTPASTLYTAPFELTESQVVRARAYKANLNNSSEVSAVFVIGDSSENQPPNVNAGPNKVGYLGQTINLDGSASFDPDGNDDFLTGEQWTQLAGPSVLIQDATEEIAYFTPTEYGVYRFRLEISDGVDSGVDEVRIAIIRPGRVNSGVQVLYTFQDGEGSVTVADVSSTGVPLDLTVENPATVAWLPGGGLDLVSASVLRNTDPSRLVNSCKASDELTVEAWTRTDNLAQSGPGPVRMISLSGSTTTRNFTFGQDTDVYEMRLRTTATDANGTPSVETPASTVTSNLNHTVYTRSVDGAASIYVNGVPRVVASVLGEFDNWDTGFDLILGNEASGDRPWLGEFYLVAIYCAALNRAQITQNQAAGLAPFATPSDVDRDGILDIIDNCPAVPNPSQADSDKDDMGDLCDTTAQIHTASCFVIPVNSGKLVTICL, translated from the coding sequence ATGTGCCTATCTCAATCTGGTTTGCTCAATTGGCTCGCGTCACGGTACTGCGAACGCACCCTTGGGCGAGCCGCTAAGACGCTATTAATCCTGCTGCTCAGCACCAGCGGATCAGCCTTTGCCTTTACCTTACCGGCCAACTTTTCCGACCAAACAGTAATAGAAAACTTGCAAGACCCAGATGGTTTTGCTTTTTCGCCCGATGGCCGCCTTTTCATCAGCGAACGGATTACTGGCCGACTGCGGGTTGCCAAGTACAACGCCACTAACGACACTTGGACGCTCAACAGCGAGCCATTCTACAATTTCAACACGCCACGTGGTACCAACGGACAACCGGAGGCGCGCCGCTCAGGTGGATTGCGCGATATTGCATTTGATCCCAACTTCGCTAGCAATGGGTTTGTCTATGCGTTTTACATGGCTGATAGCAGTCTGCATAATCGAGTCGTGCGAATTCAGGCCAGTGCAGAGAATCCCGACCTTGCATTAGCAGGTGAAGTTTTGTTGTTGGATTTGCCGTTCAATGACACCGCGTCCTCTGGTAGTCACAACGGTGGTGCGCTTGAGTTTGGTAGTGATGGCGCTCTGTACATCACGACTGGGGATGGTTGGGAAGGCGAATTCGCAGGTGACCCGGTCCAGAGCTTGACGACTTTTACCGGTAAGGTATTGCGCATCAACCACGATGGCAGTGTACCTAACGACAACCCTTTTTACAGTCAAACAACCGGCGATTATCGCGCGATCTACGCGCTAGGTTTGCGTAATCCTTACAGCATCTCGCGCCATCCAGATACAGGTGTCTTGTATCTCAATGAAGCGCGGGGCAGCAATAAAGACCGGGTCTATGAATTAGTGGCAGGCGCAAATTATCAGCATGAGGGCTCGGGTATCGGAACCGCAATGGCACCGTGGGCTACTGCCGCCGATGCTGGCGGTGAGTTGATCACTGGCGGTGCGTGGATGCCAGAAGCCGGTTTGGGTGGTTTTCCAGCAGAATACCATGGTCGCTACTTCGCCGTGCTTTGGGGCGGAAACAATACGCCAACTGGGCGCATTAACACCATCTTATCTAATACCGATCCGACGGTAACCACCTTCGCTACCGGGTTGGGCGTCAGCGGCAGTAATGGGATTGCAGTGAAACCGGTTATTGGGCGCTTTCATTCGAGTGGAGATCTGTACTATATGCTCACAACTTATGCGACCAGCAGTGGCCAAATTCGGCGTGTTCAGTACACCGCACTCGAAACCGTTGCTAGCCCAGTGATTTTACCCAATGGGGCGGTGTCACTTGATCCAGTGTCGGTTTCCATGAGTACGCCGACTACTGATGCCGAGATCCGGTATACCTTGGACAACACCGCACCAACACCGGCATCCACACTGTATACAGCGCCCTTTGAGCTTACTGAAAGCCAAGTTGTCCGGGCGCGAGCGTACAAAGCTAACTTGAATAATAGTAGTGAGGTGTCTGCCGTATTTGTGATCGGTGATAGCAGCGAAAATCAGCCACCGAACGTGAACGCGGGTCCCAATAAGGTCGGGTATCTCGGGCAAACGATCAACCTGGATGGGAGTGCGTCGTTTGATCCGGATGGGAATGACGATTTTCTTACCGGCGAACAGTGGACACAACTGGCCGGCCCATCGGTCCTGATTCAGGATGCGACCGAAGAGATCGCCTACTTTACGCCGACTGAGTACGGCGTCTACCGGTTTCGCTTAGAAATTAGCGACGGCGTGGATAGTGGCGTAGACGAAGTGCGCATTGCGATCATTCGTCCCGGACGAGTAAACAGCGGTGTCCAAGTGCTATACACCTTCCAAGATGGAGAGGGTTCTGTCACCGTGGCTGACGTGTCGAGTACCGGTGTGCCACTCGATTTAACGGTTGAAAATCCGGCCACTGTGGCGTGGCTGCCTGGCGGGGGATTGGATCTCGTATCAGCCAGTGTCTTGCGGAACACTGATCCCAGCCGACTGGTGAATTCATGCAAAGCCAGCGATGAGCTGACCGTGGAAGCTTGGACCCGGACCGACAACCTAGCCCAGTCTGGACCTGGACCAGTGCGGATGATTTCGCTTTCTGGCAGCACCACGACACGAAATTTTACTTTCGGTCAGGATACTGACGTCTATGAAATGCGGCTGCGGACGACCGCGACCGATGCAAATGGCACGCCATCGGTAGAAACGCCTGCTTCGACAGTTACTTCGAATTTAAATCATACGGTGTATACCCGCAGTGTCGATGGCGCTGCCTCGATCTATGTGAATGGCGTGCCGCGAGTCGTGGCTTCCGTGCTCGGCGAGTTCGATAATTGGGATACCGGTTTTGATTTGATTTTGGGAAATGAAGCTAGTGGCGATCGCCCTTGGCTGGGTGAGTTTTACTTAGTTGCAATTTATTGCGCCGCACTGAACCGGGCGCAAATCACGCAAAATCAAGCCGCTGGACTTGCACCGTTCGCAACGCCATCCGATGTTGATCGGGACGGTATACTCGATATCATTGATAATTGCCCTGCCGTACCAAATCCGAGTCAGGCAGACAGTGACAAAGATGATATGGGCGATCTGTGTGACACTACCGCTCAAATCCACACAGCAAGTTGTTTTGTCATCCCCGTAAATAGCGGTAAGCTTGTGACGATCTGTTTATAA
- a CDS encoding glutathione S-transferase family protein, which translates to MSQLIFYTNPMSRGQIVRWALQEVGVEYEQVLVNYGADMKSDEYRTINPMGKVPAIKHDSHVVTECAAICTYLADMFPDAKLAPDTRARADYYRWLFFAAGPLEAAIINKNLGFDVKQDQQVMAGYGNYDLVVDVLDQFLTSREYVCGEQFTMADVYLGAQVDWGVMFKTLPEKASFVAYAERLRAREAYQQAKRIDAELTPKES; encoded by the coding sequence ATGAGTCAACTGATTTTTTACACTAACCCAATGTCTCGCGGGCAGATTGTTCGCTGGGCGTTACAAGAAGTCGGAGTTGAATACGAGCAGGTACTGGTCAACTATGGGGCAGATATGAAGTCAGACGAGTATCGAACCATTAATCCAATGGGCAAGGTGCCGGCGATTAAACATGATAGTCACGTGGTTACCGAGTGCGCGGCTATTTGCACATACCTTGCAGATATGTTTCCGGATGCGAAATTGGCACCGGACACCCGTGCTCGCGCCGACTATTATCGCTGGTTGTTTTTTGCGGCGGGCCCGTTAGAAGCTGCGATCATCAATAAAAACTTGGGGTTCGATGTGAAACAGGACCAGCAAGTGATGGCGGGCTACGGTAATTACGATTTAGTGGTCGATGTACTCGATCAGTTCTTAACTTCGCGTGAGTACGTGTGCGGGGAGCAGTTTACGATGGCGGACGTGTATCTTGGTGCCCAAGTCGACTGGGGCGTGATGTTTAAGACGTTGCCCGAAAAGGCCAGTTTTGTGGCCTATGCTGAACGGTTACGCGCTCGAGAGGCTTACCAGCAGGCAAAACGTATCGACGCTGAACTCACGCCCAAAGAATCCTAA
- a CDS encoding dienelactone hydrolase family protein, translating into MSWLKRIFLFISSAVLAAGLYFASVLNGWLVPAATPSAISALITPHLTVYRPDGDGPFKTILMFHGCGKDPEQQQYWGETFQNMGYAAVYVDSYAGRGISPERAQAKVCRGRELLGAQRAGDVLAAITWANQQTWTAKQDIVLMGWSHGAWSIMDAYAFDQKGELPHGVSAEFTADLASIRQVVLFYPYCGVASQTDKSGWQHKPIVLAIDVANDSVVDSSLCGQSYDWISKSGVGVQHHVLEGVGHAFDVDAVSQRENRTYRTPKAQALAAVDKVKRLLQSFFDRT; encoded by the coding sequence GTGAGTTGGCTAAAACGTATTTTTTTATTTATCAGCTCTGCGGTACTGGCTGCAGGTTTGTACTTTGCCAGTGTGCTGAATGGCTGGCTCGTGCCTGCCGCCACACCAAGCGCTATTAGTGCGCTTATTACGCCGCACTTGACTGTTTATCGTCCAGACGGCGACGGGCCGTTTAAAACAATTCTGATGTTCCATGGCTGTGGCAAAGACCCGGAACAACAACAATACTGGGGGGAGACATTTCAGAATATGGGGTATGCCGCGGTTTATGTGGACAGCTATGCCGGGCGTGGAATCTCACCCGAACGGGCCCAGGCAAAGGTGTGTCGTGGCAGAGAGTTGCTGGGTGCGCAGCGTGCGGGTGACGTGCTTGCGGCGATCACCTGGGCCAATCAGCAAACTTGGACCGCAAAACAAGATATCGTACTGATGGGTTGGTCACACGGTGCATGGAGCATAATGGACGCGTATGCGTTTGACCAGAAAGGTGAGCTGCCGCACGGCGTATCGGCCGAGTTTACTGCGGACCTAGCCAGTATCCGTCAGGTGGTTTTGTTTTACCCATATTGTGGCGTGGCGTCACAGACAGATAAGTCCGGCTGGCAACACAAGCCGATCGTGTTAGCGATTGATGTGGCTAACGATTCGGTGGTTGATTCGAGCTTATGTGGGCAATCCTATGACTGGATTTCGAAGTCGGGTGTTGGCGTTCAACATCACGTGCTAGAGGGTGTTGGTCATGCCTTTGACGTGGATGCGGTTAGCCAGCGAGAAAACAGAACGTACCGCACACCGAAGGCGCAAGCGCTGGCAGCAGTCGATAAAGTAAAGCGTCTTTTGCAGAGTTTCTTTGACCGCACTTGA
- a CDS encoding GNAT family N-acetyltransferase, whose product MSVDNHDIAMQFEALSQEHVALLLQFESQNRDYFEQFIAPRPAGFYTEAGVQAHIQSALAQSGERGRQFYVAIKEHHIIARANLKRIVDDHYAEIGYRVSERAAGSGVASACVAFLVETARNSGLQTLSAIVMSNNRASERVLRKNQFDWVQSQPNAHMHRGDALHGFVYQRRLLDADSG is encoded by the coding sequence GTGAGTGTTGACAATCACGATATTGCCATGCAGTTTGAAGCGCTTTCGCAAGAACACGTAGCGCTCTTGTTGCAATTCGAATCCCAGAACCGGGATTACTTTGAGCAGTTTATTGCGCCGAGGCCAGCGGGCTTCTACACAGAGGCTGGGGTTCAGGCGCACATCCAGTCAGCACTTGCACAGTCTGGTGAGCGCGGACGCCAATTCTATGTCGCCATAAAAGAACACCACATCATCGCGCGTGCGAACCTTAAACGCATCGTCGATGATCACTATGCGGAGATTGGTTATCGCGTTTCTGAGCGTGCTGCTGGCAGTGGCGTGGCCTCAGCGTGCGTTGCTTTTTTGGTCGAAACGGCACGTAATTCAGGATTGCAAACATTGTCGGCTATTGTGATGTCGAACAATCGCGCGTCGGAACGGGTTTTACGTAAGAATCAATTTGACTGGGTGCAGAGCCAGCCAAACGCCCATATGCATCGTGGTGATGCGCTTCATGGGTTTGTGTATCAGCGTCGTTTGCTCGATGCTGACAGCGGATAA
- a CDS encoding DoxX-like family protein produces MQQIAFDSVQIARFILGGSWIYHGLAPKLITVAPIERAMTATLGLDPDTSLLITRLAGVGEVVFGILLIIFYRQVTLIALNIAMLVALLIFVAVQIPAVLFDAFNPVTTNLALIGLSCVLLQARN; encoded by the coding sequence ATGCAGCAGATAGCTTTCGACTCCGTTCAAATCGCCCGCTTCATACTCGGTGGCAGTTGGATTTACCATGGGCTGGCCCCTAAGTTAATTACCGTTGCTCCGATTGAACGCGCCATGACGGCAACCTTGGGGCTTGATCCAGACACCTCATTACTCATAACTCGCTTAGCCGGTGTCGGCGAAGTGGTCTTCGGTATCTTGCTAATTATTTTTTATCGGCAAGTGACGCTGATCGCGCTGAATATTGCGATGTTGGTGGCCTTACTGATATTTGTTGCGGTGCAAATTCCGGCGGTATTGTTTGATGCATTCAACCCCGTAACCACAAATCTAGCATTGATCGGATTGAGTTGCGTATTACTGCAAGCGCGCAACTAA